The following coding sequences are from one Pseudomonas mendocina window:
- a CDS encoding ATP-binding protein: MLEPVQLLSASRQNLWRLTLIRILVLAAQAGSVGLAYKSGILPLPWMQLSVTLGISLLLCLGTALRLRGPWPVTEVEYAVQLGCDLIIHSVLLYYSGGSTNPFVSYYLVPLTIAAATLPWMFTIVLSGMALTGYTLLLVWTHPMELPAARESLLVYGMWLSFALAASLITFFVAKMAEELRRQDELRAERREESLRDQQLLAVATQAAGAAHELGTPLATMSVLLKELRQEYRDKPALQDDLALLQEQVKLCKYTLQQLVRAAENDRRQAVVEQSCVEWLETTLNRWHLMRPEASYRYQCLGRGTPPKLMPPADLTQALLNLLNNAADACPDKLDIRLDWDHQWVRLSIRDHGAGVPLAIAEQLGRPFFTTKGKGFGLGLFLSQASVTRAGGTVKLYNHEEGGTLTELKLPRAYGVA, from the coding sequence ATGCTCGAACCCGTGCAGTTATTGTCCGCCAGCCGCCAGAATCTCTGGCGGCTCACCCTGATTCGTATCCTCGTACTGGCCGCCCAGGCTGGCTCGGTGGGGCTCGCCTACAAGTCGGGCATATTGCCGCTGCCCTGGATGCAGTTGTCGGTCACCCTCGGCATATCCCTGCTGCTGTGCTTGGGCACGGCGTTGCGCCTGCGCGGCCCATGGCCGGTCACCGAAGTGGAATACGCGGTGCAGCTGGGGTGCGATCTGATCATTCACAGTGTGCTGTTGTACTACTCGGGCGGTTCGACCAACCCCTTCGTTTCCTACTATCTGGTGCCGCTGACCATCGCTGCGGCGACCCTGCCATGGATGTTCACCATCGTCCTCTCCGGCATGGCGCTGACTGGCTATACCCTGCTGCTGGTGTGGACGCACCCGATGGAGCTGCCCGCCGCGCGCGAGAGTCTGCTGGTCTATGGCATGTGGCTGAGCTTCGCTCTGGCCGCGTCGTTGATCACCTTCTTCGTCGCCAAGATGGCCGAAGAGCTGCGCCGCCAGGACGAGCTGCGCGCCGAGCGTCGTGAGGAAAGCCTGCGTGATCAGCAGTTGCTGGCCGTGGCCACCCAGGCTGCCGGCGCCGCCCATGAACTGGGCACGCCATTGGCGACCATGAGCGTGCTGCTCAAGGAACTGCGTCAGGAATACCGTGACAAACCGGCTCTGCAGGACGACCTGGCGTTGCTGCAGGAGCAGGTCAAGCTGTGCAAGTACACCCTGCAGCAACTGGTGCGTGCTGCCGAGAATGATCGGCGTCAGGCGGTGGTGGAGCAGTCCTGTGTCGAATGGCTGGAAACGACCTTGAATCGCTGGCACCTGATGCGACCCGAGGCCAGCTATCGCTACCAGTGCCTGGGGCGCGGTACGCCGCCCAAGCTGATGCCGCCCGCCGATCTCACCCAGGCGCTGCTCAACCTGTTGAACAATGCTGCCGACGCCTGTCCGGACAAGCTCGACATTCGTTTGGACTGGGATCATCAGTGGGTGCGTCTGAGCATCCGTGATCATGGCGCTGGCGTGCCGCTGGCCATCGCCGAGCAGCTTGGCCGGCCGTTCTTCACCACCAAGGGCAAGGGTTTCGGCCTGGGATTGTTCCTCAGCCAGGCCAGCGTGACCCGCGCCGGTGGTACGGTTAAGTTGTATAACCATGAAGAAGGCGGCACCCTCACCGAATTGAAGTTGCCGCGAGCCTATGGCGTGGCCTGA
- a CDS encoding SIMPL domain-containing protein (The SIMPL domain is named for its presence in mouse protein SIMPL (signalling molecule that associates with mouse pelle-like kinase). Bacterial member BP26, from Brucella, was shown to assemble into a channel-like structure, while YggE from E. coli has been associated with resistance to oxidative stress.) yields MRTMPRIASALALTIASLASTGLLADEARYNQIALRAEVNQEVAHDLMHVTLYTESQSSDPAKLAAEITNTLNQTLEQVRQVNGVAVKLGSRNSYPVYDDKGQKITAWRERAEVRLESADFARLSTLTGELLQKMKMGGMDFSIAGDTRKTREDAMLKDAVNAFKARAQLATEALGGKGYKLVSLSLNTGGFQPQMAMRNFEAKGMAMMDAAPTPEIEAGTSQVTVSADGVIEVQMP; encoded by the coding sequence ATGCGCACCATGCCCCGTATCGCCTCCGCCCTCGCCCTGACCATCGCCAGCCTGGCCAGCACCGGTCTGCTGGCGGACGAGGCTCGCTACAACCAGATTGCCCTGCGCGCCGAGGTCAATCAGGAGGTCGCCCATGACCTGATGCACGTCACTCTCTATACCGAATCGCAGAGCAGCGATCCGGCCAAGCTGGCCGCGGAGATCACCAATACCCTGAACCAGACCCTGGAGCAGGTTCGTCAGGTGAATGGTGTGGCGGTCAAGCTGGGCAGCCGCAACAGCTACCCGGTGTATGACGACAAGGGTCAGAAGATCACTGCCTGGCGCGAGCGTGCCGAGGTGCGCCTGGAGAGTGCAGACTTCGCCCGCCTGTCCACCCTGACCGGTGAGCTGCTGCAGAAGATGAAGATGGGTGGTATGGATTTCAGCATCGCCGGTGACACCCGCAAGACCCGCGAGGACGCCATGCTCAAGGACGCCGTGAATGCCTTCAAGGCCCGCGCGCAACTGGCGACCGAAGCCCTGGGTGGCAAGGGCTACAAACTGGTCAGCCTGAGCCTGAACACCGGCGGCTTTCAGCCGCAGATGGCCATGCGCAACTTCGAGGCCAAAGGCATGGCGATGATGGATGCAGCGCCCACACCGGAAATCGAAGCCGGCACCAGCCAGGTCACGGTAAGCGCCGATGGCGTCATCGAAGTGCAAATGCCCTGA
- a CDS encoding ABC transporter substrate-binding protein, protein MRKNALIQALLTAGLIASAPLASAANLVFCSEGSPAGFDPGLYTTGTDFDAAAETIFNRLTQFERGGTKVEPGLAESWEVSDDGLSYTFKLRPGVKFHTTEYFKPSREFNADDVLFTFERMLDKDHPFRKAYPTEFPYFTDMGMDSNIAKLEKLDDHSVRFTLNEVDAAFVQNLAMSFASIQSAEYADQLLKAGKAADINQKPIGTGPFVFSRYQKDAVIRYKGNTDYWKPEDVKIDNLIFAINTDASVRMQKLRAGECHVTLFPRPADIDALQKDAKLQMPEQAGFNVGYIAYNVTHPPFDKLQVRQALDMAVNKQAILDAVYQKAGQLAVNGMPPTQWSYNQDIKDPAFDPEKAKELLKAAGVKEGTEITLWAMPVQRPYNPNAKLIAEMLQADWAKIGIKARIVSYEWGEYLKRAKAGEHDAMLIGWSGDNGDPDNWLGTLYGCDAVDGNNFSKWCFEDYDKLVKAAKRTTDVGERTELYKQAQVILKREVPITPLAHSTVYQPMRKEVQDFRISPFALNSFYGVGISK, encoded by the coding sequence ATGCGCAAGAACGCCCTTATCCAGGCTTTGCTTACCGCTGGGCTGATCGCCAGCGCTCCTCTCGCCAGCGCCGCCAACCTGGTGTTCTGTTCCGAAGGCAGCCCCGCCGGTTTCGACCCGGGCCTGTACACCACCGGTACCGATTTCGATGCCGCAGCGGAAACCATCTTCAACCGTCTGACCCAGTTCGAGCGGGGCGGCACCAAGGTCGAACCCGGCCTGGCCGAAAGCTGGGAGGTCTCCGACGATGGCCTCAGCTACACCTTCAAACTGCGACCGGGGGTGAAGTTTCACACCACCGAGTACTTCAAGCCCAGCCGCGAGTTCAACGCTGACGACGTGCTGTTCACCTTCGAACGCATGCTCGACAAGGATCACCCGTTCCGCAAGGCATACCCAACCGAGTTCCCCTACTTCACCGACATGGGCATGGATAGCAACATCGCCAAACTGGAGAAGCTGGACGATCACAGCGTGCGCTTCACCCTCAACGAGGTGGACGCCGCCTTCGTGCAGAACCTGGCGATGAGCTTTGCCTCGATCCAGTCTGCCGAGTATGCCGACCAGTTGCTCAAGGCCGGCAAGGCCGCCGATATCAACCAGAAGCCCATCGGCACCGGCCCCTTCGTCTTCAGCCGCTACCAGAAGGACGCGGTGATTCGTTACAAGGGCAATACCGATTACTGGAAACCCGAGGACGTGAAGATCGACAACCTGATCTTCGCCATCAATACCGACGCCTCGGTGCGCATGCAGAAGCTGCGCGCGGGCGAATGCCACGTCACCCTGTTCCCGCGCCCGGCCGATATCGACGCGCTGCAGAAGGACGCCAAACTGCAGATGCCCGAGCAGGCCGGTTTCAACGTCGGCTACATCGCCTACAACGTCACTCACCCGCCGTTCGACAAGCTGCAAGTGCGCCAGGCGCTGGACATGGCGGTGAACAAGCAGGCGATCCTCGATGCGGTGTATCAGAAGGCTGGCCAGTTGGCCGTAAACGGCATGCCGCCGACCCAATGGTCGTATAACCAGGACATCAAGGATCCGGCCTTCGACCCGGAGAAGGCCAAGGAATTGCTCAAGGCGGCTGGCGTCAAGGAAGGCACCGAGATCACGCTCTGGGCCATGCCGGTGCAAAGGCCGTACAACCCCAATGCCAAGCTGATCGCCGAGATGCTGCAGGCCGACTGGGCCAAGATCGGCATCAAGGCCCGCATCGTCAGCTACGAATGGGGCGAGTACCTCAAGCGCGCCAAGGCCGGCGAACACGATGCCATGTTGATCGGCTGGAGCGGCGACAATGGCGACCCGGACAACTGGCTAGGTACCCTCTACGGCTGCGACGCGGTCGACGGCAACAACTTCTCCAAATGGTGCTTCGAGGACTATGACAAGCTGGTCAAGGCCGCCAAGCGCACCACCGACGTGGGCGAACGCACCGAGCTGTACAAGCAGGCACAGGTGATCCTCAAGCGCGAAGTGCCGATCACCCCGCTGGCACACTCCACCGTGTACCAGCCGATGCGCAAGGAAGTGCAGGACTTCCGCATCAGTCCGTTCGCACTCAACTCCTTCTATGGTGTAGGAATATCCAAGTGA
- a CDS encoding ABC transporter substrate-binding protein: MPFLRGGLLLAALLTVHAQAANNLVVCTEASPEGFDIVQYTAATTADASAETLFERLVDFAPGSTQIVPALAKSWEIADDSLSYTFTLRQGVKFHANKGFTPRREFNADDVLWSFQRQLDPAHPWHKLSPRGFPYAESMGLAQLIERVEKLDEHRVRFVLKHPEAPFLANLAMGFASIYSAEYADHLLAANTPERLNAEPIGTGPFVFERYTKDAQVRFRGNPDYWGEPPAIERMVLAITPEPNVRQQRLKAGDCQISLFPRPVDIPALKADTKLQVLELDSLLTAYIGINTRHPPLDDMRVRQALNLAFDKAAYIRAQYGEGNATPAVAPYPATLWGHDDTLKDWPHDPERARQLLAEAGHGDGFKLSIWTRPGGGPTNPNPGIGAQMLQADLAAIGIQSDIRVFEWGELIKRAKNGEHDLVFMGWAGDNGDPDNFLTPNLSCAAARSGENQAGWCDENFDRLITQARQESEQGKRAALYRQALAIFHEQAPWIALAHPKQFVALRKDVEGFVLSPMGSNNFARVKVP; the protein is encoded by the coding sequence ATGCCCTTTCTCCGAGGCGGCCTGTTGTTGGCCGCACTGCTCACCGTGCACGCGCAGGCCGCGAACAATCTGGTGGTCTGCACCGAGGCCAGTCCGGAAGGCTTCGACATCGTTCAGTACACGGCGGCGACCACGGCCGACGCCAGCGCCGAGACGCTGTTCGAACGCCTGGTGGACTTCGCCCCCGGCAGCACTCAGATCGTGCCCGCACTGGCAAAGAGCTGGGAAATCGCCGACGACAGCCTGAGCTACACCTTCACCCTGCGCCAGGGCGTGAAGTTCCACGCTAACAAGGGCTTCACTCCACGCAGAGAATTCAATGCCGACGATGTGCTGTGGAGCTTCCAGCGCCAGCTCGACCCGGCTCACCCCTGGCACAAACTGTCGCCGCGCGGCTTTCCCTATGCCGAGTCGATGGGCCTGGCGCAGTTGATCGAACGCGTGGAAAAACTCGACGAGCATCGCGTGCGCTTCGTTCTCAAACACCCCGAGGCGCCCTTCCTGGCCAACCTGGCCATGGGCTTCGCCTCGATTTATTCCGCCGAGTACGCCGATCACCTGCTTGCCGCGAACACGCCTGAACGATTGAATGCAGAGCCCATCGGCACCGGCCCCTTCGTCTTCGAACGCTACACCAAGGATGCCCAGGTACGCTTTCGCGGCAACCCCGATTACTGGGGCGAGCCGCCTGCAATCGAGCGCATGGTGCTGGCCATCACCCCCGAGCCCAACGTGCGCCAGCAACGCCTGAAGGCCGGCGACTGCCAGATCAGCCTGTTCCCACGCCCCGTGGACATTCCCGCCCTGAAGGCCGATACGAAGCTGCAGGTACTGGAGCTGGACTCGCTGCTGACCGCCTATATCGGCATCAACACCCGTCACCCACCGCTGGATGACATGCGTGTGCGCCAGGCCCTGAACCTGGCGTTCGACAAGGCTGCCTACATTCGCGCGCAATACGGCGAAGGCAACGCGACACCTGCCGTTGCGCCCTACCCGGCAACCTTGTGGGGGCATGACGACACGCTGAAGGACTGGCCTCACGACCCTGAGCGCGCCCGCCAGTTGCTGGCCGAAGCGGGCCATGGCGATGGTTTCAAGCTGTCGATCTGGACGCGCCCCGGCGGCGGCCCGACCAATCCCAACCCGGGTATCGGCGCACAGATGCTGCAGGCTGATCTCGCCGCCATCGGCATTCAAAGCGACATCCGCGTGTTCGAATGGGGCGAACTGATCAAGCGCGCCAAGAATGGCGAGCACGACCTGGTATTCATGGGCTGGGCCGGCGACAACGGCGACCCGGATAATTTCCTCACGCCCAACCTGTCCTGCGCCGCCGCCAGAAGCGGCGAGAACCAGGCCGGCTGGTGCGATGAAAACTTCGACAGACTGATCACCCAGGCACGTCAGGAATCCGAGCAGGGCAAACGCGCCGCGTTGTATCGTCAGGCACTGGCGATCTTCCATGAGCAGGCTCCCTGGATCGCCTTGGCGCATCCAAAGCAGTTCGTCGCCCTGCGCAAGGACGTGGAAGGCTTCGTCCTCAGTCCCATGGGCTCGAACAATTTCGCCAGGGTTAAAGTGCCATGA
- a CDS encoding ABC transporter permease subunit — protein sequence MLSFIARRLGLLIPTFFGVTLLTFSLIRLIPGDPVEVMMGERRVDPELHAQAMERLGLNKPLYAQYLDYIGQLATGDLGKSLRSNDGVWSEFITLFPATVELALAALLFAGTLGVIAGVIAALKRGSLFDHGIMGISLTGYSMPIFWWGLLLIMFFSTGLGWTPVSGRNDLLFDIPPVTGFMLIDTLLSDEPGAFVDALHHLILPAIVLGTIPLAVIARMTRSAMLEVLREDYIRTARAKGLSPTRVVFVHGLRNALIPVLTVFGLQIGSLLGGAVLTETIFAWPGIGKWLIEAIGARDYPVVQNGILLIACLVILVNFIVDILYGLANPRIRHQK from the coding sequence ATGCTGTCATTCATCGCCCGACGCCTGGGGCTGCTGATCCCCACCTTTTTCGGCGTCACGTTGCTGACCTTCTCGCTGATCCGCCTGATCCCCGGTGATCCGGTGGAGGTGATGATGGGCGAACGCCGCGTCGACCCCGAACTGCATGCCCAGGCCATGGAGCGCCTGGGCCTGAACAAACCGCTGTACGCCCAGTACCTCGACTACATCGGCCAGCTCGCCACCGGCGACCTGGGCAAGTCCCTGCGTTCCAACGACGGCGTGTGGAGCGAGTTCATCACCCTGTTTCCGGCTACCGTCGAACTGGCCCTGGCGGCCCTGCTGTTCGCCGGTACGCTGGGCGTCATCGCAGGCGTCATCGCCGCGCTCAAGCGTGGCTCGCTGTTCGATCACGGGATAATGGGCATCTCGCTGACCGGCTATTCCATGCCGATTTTCTGGTGGGGCCTGCTGCTGATCATGTTCTTCTCCACCGGCCTGGGCTGGACACCGGTGTCCGGGCGCAATGACCTGCTCTTCGATATACCGCCCGTCACCGGCTTCATGCTCATCGATACCCTGCTCTCCGACGAGCCAGGCGCCTTCGTCGACGCCCTGCATCACCTGATCCTGCCGGCCATCGTGCTCGGCACCATCCCCTTGGCGGTGATCGCACGCATGACCCGCTCGGCCATGCTCGAAGTGCTGCGCGAGGACTACATTCGCACCGCGCGGGCCAAGGGGCTGTCACCGACACGGGTGGTGTTCGTCCACGGCCTGCGCAACGCGCTGATCCCGGTACTGACCGTGTTCGGTCTGCAGATCGGCAGCCTGCTCGGTGGCGCCGTGCTGACCGAAACCATTTTCGCCTGGCCTGGCATCGGCAAGTGGCTGATCGAGGCCATCGGCGCCCGTGACTACCCGGTGGTGCAGAACGGCATCCTGCTGATCGCCTGCCTGGTGATACTGGTCAACTTCATCGTGGACATTCTCTATGGCCTGGCCAACCCACGCATTCGCCATCAGAAATAA
- a CDS encoding ABC transporter permease subunit encodes MTTSTSLDQSLLYPSPLKEFWHAFKHNKGAVCGLAFILLVVFCALFAPWIAPHHPSEQYRDFLLTPPVWLEGGQWQFLLGTDELGRDLLSRIIHGARLSLLIGLASVVLSLVPGILLGLCAGFFPRLLGPGIMRLMDIMLALPSLLLAVAIVAILGPGLINTIFAIAIVSLPSYVRLTRAAVMGELNRDYVTAAQLAGASLPRLMFVTVLPNCMAPLIVQATLSFSSAILDAAALGFLGLGVQPPTPEWGTMLASARDYIERAWWVVTLPGLAILLSVLAINLMGDGLRDALDPKLKNAI; translated from the coding sequence ATGACCACCTCCACCAGCCTCGACCAGAGCCTGCTCTACCCTTCGCCACTGAAGGAGTTCTGGCATGCCTTCAAGCACAACAAGGGCGCCGTCTGCGGCCTGGCGTTCATACTGCTGGTCGTGTTCTGCGCGCTGTTCGCACCCTGGATCGCCCCACACCATCCCAGCGAGCAATACCGCGACTTCCTGCTCACCCCGCCGGTGTGGTTGGAAGGTGGCCAGTGGCAATTCCTGCTTGGCACCGACGAACTGGGCCGTGACCTGCTCTCGCGGATCATCCATGGCGCGCGACTGTCGCTGCTGATCGGTCTGGCCTCGGTGGTGTTGTCGCTGGTTCCCGGCATCCTGCTGGGACTCTGTGCCGGCTTTTTCCCGCGCCTGCTCGGCCCCGGCATCATGCGCCTGATGGATATCATGCTGGCACTGCCCTCGCTGCTGCTGGCCGTGGCCATCGTCGCCATTCTCGGCCCCGGGCTGATCAACACCATCTTCGCCATCGCCATCGTCTCGCTGCCGTCCTATGTGCGCCTGACTCGCGCTGCGGTGATGGGCGAGCTGAATCGCGACTACGTCACTGCCGCGCAACTGGCCGGCGCCAGCCTGCCGCGACTGATGTTCGTCACCGTGTTGCCCAACTGCATGGCGCCGCTGATCGTGCAGGCCACCCTGAGCTTCTCCTCGGCGATTCTCGACGCCGCCGCACTGGGTTTTCTCGGCCTCGGTGTGCAGCCACCAACGCCCGAGTGGGGCACCATGCTGGCCTCGGCTCGCGACTACATCGAGCGCGCCTGGTGGGTGGTCACTCTGCCCGGCCTGGCCATTCTGCTCAGCGTGCTGGCGATCAACCTGATGGGTGATGGCCTGCGCGATGCGCTCGACCCGAAACTCAAGAACGCCATCTGA
- a CDS encoding ABC transporter ATP-binding protein, which produces MSLLDIHNLSVRFGGADAVPVVDGLDLSVKKGEVLAIVGESGSGKSVTMMALMGLIDAPGIVHADCLQFDGTDMLRLKGRQRRHIVGKDLAMVFQDPMTALNPSYTVGFQIEEVLRQHMGLKGKAARARALELLERVEIPGAASRLDAYPHQLSGGMSQRVAIAMAIAAEPKLLIADEPTTALDVTIQAQIMELLLNLQRDQGMALVLITHDLAVVAETAQRVCVMYAGQAVELGQVPSLFDAPSHPYTEALLKALPEHGAVANRLATLPGIVPGRYDRPQGCLLSPRCPYVQERCRQQRPTLDEHARGAARCFFPLEVA; this is translated from the coding sequence ATGAGCCTGCTGGATATCCACAATCTGTCCGTGCGCTTCGGCGGCGCCGACGCCGTACCCGTAGTCGATGGCCTCGACCTCTCGGTGAAAAAGGGCGAGGTGCTGGCCATCGTCGGTGAGTCCGGCTCCGGCAAGTCGGTGACCATGATGGCGCTGATGGGGCTGATCGACGCTCCCGGCATCGTCCATGCCGATTGCCTGCAGTTCGACGGCACCGACATGTTGCGCCTGAAAGGCAGGCAGCGCCGGCATATCGTCGGCAAGGATCTGGCCATGGTTTTCCAGGATCCGATGACCGCCCTCAATCCCAGTTACACCGTGGGTTTCCAGATCGAGGAAGTGCTGCGCCAGCACATGGGCCTGAAAGGCAAGGCCGCCCGCGCACGTGCCCTCGAGCTGCTGGAGCGGGTGGAGATTCCCGGCGCGGCCAGCCGCCTCGATGCCTATCCACATCAACTCTCCGGTGGCATGAGCCAGCGCGTGGCGATCGCCATGGCGATCGCTGCCGAGCCCAAGCTGCTGATCGCCGACGAACCCACCACGGCGCTGGACGTGACCATCCAGGCACAGATCATGGAGCTGCTGCTGAACCTGCAGCGCGACCAGGGCATGGCCCTGGTGCTGATCACGCATGACCTGGCGGTGGTCGCCGAAACCGCCCAGCGCGTCTGCGTGATGTACGCCGGGCAGGCAGTGGAGCTGGGCCAGGTACCGAGCCTGTTCGATGCGCCCAGTCATCCCTATACCGAAGCCTTGCTCAAGGCACTTCCTGAACACGGCGCGGTGGCCAACCGCCTGGCCACCCTGCCCGGCATCGTGCCTGGCCGCTATGACCGCCCGCAGGGCTGCCTGCTGTCACCACGCTGTCCTTACGTGCAGGAGCGCTGCCGCCAGCAACGACCGACGCTGGACGAACATGCCCGTGGCGCCGCCCGCTGCTTCTTTCCCCTGGAGGTGGCCTGA
- a CDS encoding peptide ABC transporter ATP-binding protein, producing MSNVLEAHELTRHYSVSRGLFKPAATVQALNGVSFNLEAGKTLAVVGESGCGKSTLARALTLIEQPSSGSLQIAGREVAGASKAERRQLRRDVQMVFQNPYASLNPRQKVGDQLAEPLLINTRLSAAERREKVQAMMQQVGLRPEHYHRYPHMFSGGQRQRIALARAMMLQPKVLVADEPTSALDVSIQAQVLNLFMDLQEQFGTGYVFISHNLAVVRHVADDVLVMYLGRPVEMGPAEVLYERPLHPYTQVLLSATPTIHPNPDKPRLRVSGELPNPLDPPSGCAFHKRCPHADQRCREERPELRLIDARQVACHHVERLAS from the coding sequence ATGAGCAACGTACTCGAGGCCCATGAGCTGACCCGTCACTACAGCGTCTCGCGCGGCCTGTTCAAACCGGCAGCGACGGTGCAGGCGCTCAACGGTGTGTCCTTTAACCTGGAGGCCGGCAAGACCCTGGCCGTGGTCGGCGAGTCCGGCTGCGGCAAGTCGACCCTGGCCCGCGCCCTGACCCTGATCGAGCAGCCCAGCTCCGGCAGCCTGCAGATCGCCGGGCGTGAGGTGGCCGGCGCCAGCAAGGCCGAACGTCGGCAACTGCGCCGTGACGTACAAATGGTGTTCCAGAACCCCTATGCCTCACTCAACCCGCGGCAGAAGGTCGGCGACCAATTGGCCGAGCCGCTGCTGATCAACACCCGCCTGAGCGCGGCCGAACGCCGCGAGAAGGTGCAGGCGATGATGCAGCAGGTCGGCCTGCGTCCCGAGCATTACCACCGCTATCCGCACATGTTCTCTGGCGGCCAGCGCCAGCGCATCGCCCTGGCTCGCGCGATGATGCTGCAGCCCAAGGTGCTGGTGGCGGATGAACCGACCTCGGCGCTGGACGTGTCGATCCAGGCGCAGGTGCTCAATCTGTTCATGGATCTGCAGGAGCAGTTCGGCACCGGCTACGTGTTCATCTCGCATAACCTCGCGGTGGTGCGCCATGTCGCCGACGACGTGCTGGTGATGTACCTCGGTCGCCCAGTGGAAATGGGCCCGGCCGAAGTGCTCTATGAGCGCCCGCTACATCCTTATACGCAGGTGTTGCTGTCAGCGACGCCGACCATCCACCCCAATCCGGACAAACCGCGATTACGTGTCAGCGGCGAGCTACCCAATCCGCTCGATCCACCGTCCGGCTGCGCCTTTCACAAACGTTGCCCGCATGCCGATCAACGCTGTCGGGAGGAGCGCCCCGAGCTGCGGCTGATCGATGCACGGCAGGTGGCCTGCCACCATGTGGAGCGCCTCGCTAGCTGA
- a CDS encoding HD domain-containing phosphohydrolase, translating to MRGMLDRSEQELILVVDDAVDSRQRLGALLVDRYQVKLVGSDEALQAARSKPQPDLILLGWQDDYALCRQIKIDARTRHIPLILVTARSEVADEQLGFDLGAADYITKPVSPPIVLARVKAQLQLKAATDYLRDKSEYLELEVKRRTRVIQSLQDVIIEAMASLAVMRDNPCSRRLVRTERYMTCLAAALARQQPALSDELDEERIAQLGKSAMLHVIDRLTLPDRVLLNHGEPDEADLRLLKEGVIAGRDALERAERRLGSITDFLSDAKDIVYGQHERWDGKGYPQGLHGEQIPLSARLMALVGHFEALTCPHPYLPLLSLDQAVAQISAASGTRFDPMVVLAFVEATPEFLHIAQTLADDAAAVGVELQRLEDSLAESIELTLPSAP from the coding sequence ATGCGGGGAATGCTCGATAGGTCGGAACAGGAACTGATTCTGGTGGTGGATGACGCCGTGGACTCCCGCCAACGCCTGGGGGCTTTGCTGGTCGACCGCTATCAGGTCAAGCTGGTTGGCAGTGACGAGGCGCTGCAGGCGGCAAGGAGCAAGCCGCAGCCCGACCTGATCCTGCTTGGCTGGCAGGATGACTACGCGCTCTGCCGCCAGATCAAGATCGATGCGCGTACCCGGCATATTCCACTGATCCTGGTGACGGCCAGGAGCGAGGTCGCCGACGAACAACTGGGTTTCGATCTTGGCGCCGCCGATTACATCACCAAGCCGGTCAGCCCGCCCATCGTCCTTGCCCGGGTCAAGGCGCAACTGCAGCTCAAGGCCGCCACCGACTACCTGCGCGACAAGAGCGAGTACCTGGAACTCGAGGTCAAGCGGCGCACCCGCGTCATCCAGAGCCTGCAGGATGTCATCATCGAGGCCATGGCCAGCCTGGCGGTGATGCGCGACAACCCTTGTAGCCGTCGTCTCGTGCGTACCGAACGTTACATGACCTGCCTGGCTGCGGCGCTGGCGCGTCAGCAGCCGGCCTTGTCGGACGAATTGGACGAGGAGCGCATCGCCCAGCTGGGCAAGTCAGCCATGCTGCATGTGATCGACCGACTGACCTTGCCTGACCGCGTGCTGCTCAACCACGGTGAACCGGACGAGGCTGACCTGCGCCTGCTCAAGGAGGGCGTGATCGCTGGGCGCGATGCGCTGGAGCGGGCCGAGCGCCGGCTGGGCAGCATCACCGACTTTCTTTCCGACGCCAAGGACATCGTCTACGGCCAGCACGAGCGTTGGGATGGCAAGGGCTACCCGCAAGGCCTGCATGGCGAGCAGATTCCGTTGTCGGCGCGGTTGATGGCGCTGGTCGGCCACTTCGAGGCACTGACCTGCCCACACCCCTATCTACCGCTGCTCAGCCTGGATCAGGCAGTGGCACAGATCAGCGCGGCCAGTGGTACACGCTTCGACCCGATGGTAGTGCTGGCATTCGTCGAGGCGACGCCTGAGTTCTTGCATATCGCGCAAACCCTTGCCGACGATGCCGCTGCGGTCGGCGTCGAGTTGCAGCGGCTGGAGGACTCGCTTGCCGAAAGCATCGAACTGACGTTGCCGTCGGCACCTTGA